A genomic stretch from Gammaproteobacteria bacterium includes:
- a CDS encoding ABC transporter ATP-binding protein, with product MIQLQDVSKTYYLGNVPVPVLRHVSLHVPQGQFVAIMGPSGSGKTTLLNIIGCLDSVDTGKYLFARRPVGLASEAELASIRNRHIGFVFQSFNLIPRISALRNVELPMVYAGVSVDLRKHRALAALDIVGLRSRADHSAAQMSGGQQQRVAIARALVNSPDLIIADEPTGALDSNTSHEIMQIFTQLNQSGKTIVMVTHEHEVAAYASRIVQVKDGKLLEQKT from the coding sequence ATGATTCAACTTCAAGATGTAAGTAAAACTTACTATCTTGGCAACGTGCCGGTGCCTGTGCTCCGGCATGTTTCGTTACACGTGCCGCAAGGTCAATTTGTCGCTATTATGGGACCATCCGGTTCCGGTAAAACAACGCTTTTAAATATCATTGGTTGTTTGGACAGCGTGGATACGGGCAAATATCTATTTGCCAGGCGTCCGGTGGGACTGGCTTCGGAGGCGGAACTGGCGTCCATTCGCAATCGTCATATCGGATTTGTATTTCAATCGTTCAATCTCATCCCCAGAATTTCCGCATTGCGAAATGTGGAACTACCCATGGTATATGCGGGTGTATCGGTGGATTTGAGGAAACATCGAGCGTTGGCTGCTTTGGATATAGTGGGCTTACGAAGTCGAGCCGATCATTCTGCTGCACAGATGTCCGGGGGGCAGCAACAAAGAGTGGCTATTGCCAGAGCCTTGGTTAACAGTCCCGATTTAATAATTGCGGATGAACCTACCGGCGCGTTGGATTCAAATACCAGTCATGAAATCATGCAGATTTTTACCCAATTGAATCAAAGCGGTAAAACCATCGTCATGGTGACTCATGAGCACGAAGTGGCAGCTTATGCCAGTCGAATTGTACAGGTAAAGGATGGTAAATTGCTGGAGCAAAAGACTTAG
- a CDS encoding PfkB family carbohydrate kinase → MKTETKIFSLLELGSIANGLRQEGKNIVLCHGTFDLLHIGHIRHIESAAKEGDVLFVTITADDFIIKGPGRPVFNEQLRSEHLAALSAVSGVAVVHHASGLPAIQAIQPHVYVKGGDYKTEDDLTGNILREKQAVEANGGRIVFTDEITYSSSKLINDYFDVFLPETKSYLEKIKQHIRSDDVIGCVQSLYNLKVLVIGDAIVDEYCYADTLGQTGKYNVLSVKYKDRELFAGGAIAVANHVAGVVDEVTLFSGLGDYNSHENFIRSKLKPNIHPEFIYFEKSPTLVKRRYVDADMAKLFEVYEYNDHPLDGEKERNACCWLNENIENFDLVLVSDFGNGFITDAMVNVICNKAKTLAVNTQLNSGNRGYHVINRYSRADFVSLNEPEIRMAAHDKSGRLEDIMVQTAAKLRARHVAVTKGRKGIQWYDSNKNQFHSAAALSTKVVDRIGAGDAFLSYAGVSVAGGLDTPICSFVGAAAAALDVQIVCNRDSVDPVALYKYVTTLLK, encoded by the coding sequence ATGAAAACGGAGACAAAAATATTTTCTCTGCTTGAGTTGGGTAGCATCGCTAACGGCTTGCGGCAAGAAGGAAAAAATATTGTTTTATGTCACGGTACATTTGATTTGCTACACATTGGTCATATCCGCCACATTGAGTCCGCTGCAAAAGAAGGGGACGTGCTTTTTGTCACCATTACTGCAGACGATTTTATTATCAAGGGACCGGGGCGACCTGTCTTCAACGAACAGCTACGGAGTGAACACTTGGCCGCATTGTCTGCGGTGAGTGGCGTAGCCGTTGTCCACCATGCGAGTGGTTTACCCGCGATTCAAGCAATTCAACCCCATGTCTATGTAAAAGGTGGTGACTATAAAACCGAGGATGATCTAACGGGGAATATTCTAAGAGAAAAACAGGCGGTAGAGGCGAACGGCGGGAGAATCGTATTTACCGATGAAATAACCTACAGTTCCAGCAAGTTGATCAATGACTATTTTGACGTTTTCTTACCTGAGACTAAATCCTACTTGGAAAAAATAAAGCAACACATCAGGTCGGATGATGTGATCGGTTGTGTTCAGTCACTCTATAATTTGAAAGTCCTGGTTATTGGCGATGCCATTGTTGACGAGTATTGTTATGCTGATACTCTAGGACAAACCGGAAAATATAACGTTTTGTCAGTGAAGTATAAAGATCGGGAACTGTTTGCCGGAGGTGCTATAGCAGTCGCAAATCATGTCGCCGGAGTGGTAGACGAGGTCACTCTTTTCAGCGGTCTCGGTGACTACAACAGTCATGAAAACTTCATTCGCTCCAAACTAAAACCAAACATTCACCCGGAGTTCATCTACTTTGAAAAAAGTCCTACATTGGTAAAACGTCGTTATGTAGACGCTGATATGGCTAAGCTGTTTGAAGTATATGAATACAATGACCACCCTTTAGACGGTGAAAAAGAACGCAACGCCTGTTGTTGGCTTAACGAAAACATAGAAAACTTCGATTTGGTGCTGGTTTCGGATTTTGGCAATGGATTTATAACGGACGCAATGGTTAACGTTATCTGCAACAAGGCGAAGACCTTAGCAGTCAATACGCAGCTTAACAGCGGTAACAGAGGCTACCACGTGATTAATCGATATTCAAGAGCAGATTTTGTATCGCTCAACGAGCCGGAAATCCGTATGGCGGCGCACGATAAGTCCGGTCGTTTGGAAGACATAATGGTACAAACGGCAGCTAAGTTACGGGCGCGACATGTGGCTGTCACCAAGGGGAGAAAAGGCATTCAGTGGTACGACTCTAACAAAAATCAGTTTCATAGCGCGGCGGCTTTGTCCACAAAGGTGGTAGACAGGATCGGCGCCGGGGATGCATTTTTATCATACGCTGGAGTCAGCGTGGCCGGGGGCTTGGACACACCTATATGTTCTTTCGTTGGTGCAGCTGCTGCCGCACTGGATGTACAAATTGTCTGCAATCGGGATTCTGTTGATCCTGTGGCGTTGTACAAATACGTTACTACCTTACTGAAGTAG
- a CDS encoding SIS domain-containing protein — protein sequence MKITSLNGQCERFCNLVKTGQFTGREDLSFTQDRANKEILENLHKVKEQDGCVFIVGNGGSASIASHICTDFINVGSIRSTVLHESCSVTCFANDYGYENVFSMQLHKIAKPKDMLIAISSSGQSQNIVNAAMVMRGVGGKIVTLSGFSAQNPLRQLGDVNYWVNSSDYGMVEIAHMFLLHHLSDQIAAGRMALHDKVLVSSV from the coding sequence ATGAAAATAACTTCGCTGAACGGACAATGTGAACGGTTTTGCAATCTGGTAAAAACGGGGCAGTTTACCGGTAGGGAAGACTTGAGTTTCACCCAAGACCGTGCCAATAAGGAAATATTGGAGAACTTACACAAAGTAAAAGAACAGGATGGATGTGTGTTTATTGTGGGTAATGGAGGAAGTGCTTCCATTGCAAGTCACATCTGTACTGATTTTATCAATGTGGGTTCCATTCGATCTACGGTATTGCATGAATCCTGTTCCGTGACCTGTTTCGCCAACGACTACGGTTATGAAAACGTATTCTCAATGCAGTTGCACAAAATAGCCAAACCTAAAGATATGCTCATTGCCATCAGCAGTTCAGGACAATCTCAAAATATTGTAAATGCGGCGATGGTGATGCGGGGTGTGGGTGGCAAGATTGTTACCTTAAGCGGTTTCTCTGCGCAAAACCCGCTTAGGCAGCTGGGTGATGTTAACTATTGGGTCAACTCTTCTGACTACGGGATGGTGGAAATTGCCCACATGTTTTTGTTGCACCATTTGTCGGATCAAATTGCAGCCGGTCGAATGGCCTTGCACGATAAAGTACTGGTATCGAGTGTATGA
- a CDS encoding ABC transporter permease has product MQLYIIYDASVQALHSIAENRLRAMLSVLGIALGIAAVMAVGTASEAIKKYVFSELETYGLKSIWIYRKWENENPNRSVRQGSGISNEDFGNIQKGCCPAIARATPSVFVNETTSVSAGSSFFDAVIEGIGVEYLGINNDRLMSGRNFRSDEVSRRKNVAIIAPKVAEGLFGRSGRYLGRSFRLFDQKFTVIGLLDNKNRDLLANLGVDTYDVNGRILVPYTVYQTYLGSKDIHTLQAEAVSMAKTRDAVDQLEGLLNRSHSSKFEYVKETMEEWIQQAEYWRYSITAGGLGAAFIILLVGGMGVMNIMSTSVIERTREIGIRKAMGAQYSDILAQFLLESVYVTSVGGVIGLLLGVGVIYATGLFIGYPIHPSWYMALVALLVSMLVGIVSGYYPAHRAATMKPVDALRYE; this is encoded by the coding sequence ATGCAGTTATACATTATCTATGATGCTTCAGTACAAGCGCTACATTCCATCGCAGAGAATCGTTTGCGAGCCATGTTAAGTGTGCTAGGTATTGCTTTGGGTATCGCTGCGGTTATGGCGGTAGGCACAGCCAGTGAAGCTATTAAGAAATACGTATTTTCAGAGTTGGAAACCTACGGTCTAAAATCTATTTGGATTTACCGGAAATGGGAAAACGAAAACCCCAATCGGTCTGTAAGGCAGGGTAGCGGTATTTCCAACGAGGATTTTGGCAATATTCAGAAAGGCTGTTGTCCGGCCATTGCTCGTGCAACACCTTCCGTATTCGTCAACGAGACGACCAGTGTCAGCGCTGGTAGTTCCTTTTTTGATGCAGTTATCGAGGGAATAGGGGTGGAATACCTCGGTATAAACAACGATCGGCTAATGTCCGGTAGAAATTTCCGTTCCGATGAAGTTTCGAGGCGCAAAAATGTAGCCATAATTGCCCCCAAGGTGGCAGAGGGACTGTTCGGTCGCAGTGGCCGTTACTTGGGTAGAAGCTTTAGATTATTCGACCAAAAATTTACGGTGATTGGATTGTTGGATAACAAGAATCGGGATCTGCTGGCCAACCTGGGAGTGGATACTTACGACGTTAACGGCCGCATTTTGGTTCCCTACACTGTCTATCAAACATATTTAGGTTCCAAGGATATACACACTTTGCAGGCAGAAGCGGTTTCCATGGCCAAAACCCGGGATGCGGTGGATCAATTGGAGGGTTTGTTAAATCGCTCGCATTCAAGCAAGTTTGAGTATGTGAAAGAAACCATGGAGGAGTGGATTCAGCAAGCGGAATATTGGCGTTACTCCATCACTGCAGGCGGATTGGGCGCCGCCTTTATCATTTTGCTTGTTGGTGGAATGGGGGTCATGAACATTATGAGTACATCGGTCATTGAGCGTACCCGCGAGATAGGGATCCGAAAAGCGATGGGGGCGCAGTATTCCGATATATTAGCTCAGTTCTTATTGGAATCCGTGTATGTCACCAGTGTGGGGGGGGTGATCGGTTTGCTTTTGGGGGTAGGGGTAATTTACGCAACCGGCTTGTTTATCGGCTACCCCATTCATCCTTCCTGGTATATGGCGCTTGTCGCACTCTTGGTCTCCATGCTGGTGGGAATAGTGTCCGGCTATTATCCGGCGCATCGTGCCGCGACGATGAAACCGGTAGACGCGCTGCGATATGAATAA
- a CDS encoding radical SAM protein, whose amino-acid sequence MADQFAIDGHKLMYHPRNVSQWLDGRHDWDTAKNVYPIYVEISPVGACNHRCTFCAVDYIGYRPVRLDTNILEQRISEMGRLGIKSIMFAGEGEPMLHKDISQHVLFCKESGIDVSFTTNATVVRDEFIHNALAHTQWIKVSINAGTAKTYASIHRTKDQDFYKALENLRNMVAYRNENNLNCTIGAQILLLPENVNEVETLAKLCRDDIGLDYLVVKPYSQHRFSETTIYENIDYRLFENKAAIWGELSSDKFKLVYRGNAISKYIEYKQPSYQSCHATPFFWAYVMADGSVYGCSAYLKDTRFCYGNINDLTFKKVWHSDARKNNFHFINNELDIKDCRKNCRMDEVNRYLESVSEQNIQHVNFI is encoded by the coding sequence ATGGCCGATCAATTTGCCATAGACGGGCATAAACTGATGTATCACCCCAGAAACGTAAGCCAGTGGTTAGATGGAAGACATGACTGGGACACGGCAAAGAACGTATATCCCATTTATGTGGAGATATCGCCGGTAGGTGCATGCAACCATCGTTGTACATTTTGCGCAGTGGATTACATTGGATATAGGCCCGTTCGTTTAGATACCAACATTCTGGAACAGCGAATATCTGAAATGGGTCGATTGGGAATTAAAAGCATTATGTTTGCCGGCGAGGGAGAACCAATGCTGCATAAAGATATTTCCCAACATGTTCTATTCTGCAAAGAAAGTGGTATCGACGTTTCCTTTACCACCAATGCAACAGTAGTACGCGACGAATTCATACATAATGCATTAGCTCACACGCAGTGGATTAAAGTATCAATCAATGCAGGCACGGCCAAAACATATGCGAGCATCCATAGAACAAAGGACCAAGATTTTTATAAGGCGCTGGAAAATTTGCGTAATATGGTGGCCTATCGTAATGAAAACAATTTGAATTGTACTATAGGAGCACAAATCCTGTTGTTGCCGGAAAATGTCAATGAAGTGGAAACATTGGCAAAACTTTGCCGGGACGACATTGGATTGGACTATTTAGTTGTAAAACCCTATTCACAACATCGTTTCAGTGAAACCACGATTTACGAAAACATTGATTATCGCTTGTTTGAAAACAAAGCGGCCATATGGGGTGAATTGAGCAGTGACAAGTTTAAGTTGGTATATCGAGGTAATGCCATTAGCAAGTACATTGAGTATAAGCAGCCTTCATATCAAAGTTGCCACGCCACACCGTTTTTTTGGGCTTACGTTATGGCCGATGGATCAGTCTATGGTTGTAGTGCATATTTAAAGGATACTCGATTTTGTTACGGCAACATAAACGACTTAACTTTTAAGAAAGTATGGCATAGCGATGCCAGGAAGAACAATTTTCACTTTATCAATAATGAACTGGATATTAAGGATTGTAGGAAAAATTGCCGCATGGACGAGGTCAACAGATATTTGGAAAGTGTGTCCGAACAAAACATTCAGCATGTAAATTTTATATAG
- a CDS encoding alpha-ketoacid dehydrogenase subunit beta has protein sequence MSSRILSQAEAIREALVVTMQEDSSVIVLGEGVPDPRGIFGTTLGLKDQFGPDRVFDSPLSENGVTGVCIGAALAGFKPVLVHQRIEFALLSMDQLINNAAKWNYMFNGENTVPMVVRMIIGRGWGQGPQHSQSLQTLFAHIPGLKVVMPVSAYDAKGMLISAIQDNNPVIFIEHRWLHSTTGEVPEGLYTVPLDQAKIVRQGEHITVAAFSYMVLEALAAASELKKLGIEVEVVDMRSVRPMDIGPVCESIKRTGKLIVADTGHTTNGIASELIAQVCESSFLYLSHTPVRIASPDYPVPTSHFIANDYYPEAADIAVACLKVLGKDEPGNIEHLENTLYREAARDVPNVQFRGPF, from the coding sequence ATGAGCAGCCGTATACTGAGTCAGGCAGAAGCCATCCGCGAGGCCTTGGTGGTTACTATGCAGGAAGATTCTTCGGTCATCGTATTAGGCGAAGGGGTGCCGGATCCGCGGGGCATCTTCGGGACTACGCTGGGACTAAAAGATCAATTTGGACCGGATCGGGTATTCGATTCACCGTTGTCAGAAAATGGGGTCACCGGTGTTTGTATCGGTGCGGCATTAGCCGGCTTTAAACCAGTATTGGTACATCAACGCATAGAGTTTGCTTTGTTATCTATGGATCAGTTGATTAACAACGCCGCGAAGTGGAATTATATGTTCAACGGTGAAAATACGGTTCCTATGGTGGTGCGAATGATTATCGGTCGGGGGTGGGGGCAGGGACCGCAACATTCCCAAAGCTTGCAAACCTTATTTGCTCATATACCCGGATTAAAGGTGGTCATGCCCGTCAGTGCCTATGATGCGAAGGGTATGTTGATCAGCGCCATTCAGGACAATAACCCGGTCATATTTATTGAGCATCGATGGCTGCACTCTACCACAGGCGAGGTTCCGGAGGGCCTGTATACCGTTCCCTTGGATCAAGCAAAAATCGTACGGCAGGGGGAGCATATTACTGTTGCTGCGTTTTCCTACATGGTATTGGAGGCTTTAGCTGCAGCCTCTGAATTGAAAAAATTAGGTATAGAAGTGGAGGTTGTTGATATGCGTTCGGTTCGGCCTATGGACATTGGGCCGGTATGTGAATCCATAAAAAGAACCGGAAAATTGATTGTAGCCGACACCGGGCATACGACCAACGGTATTGCATCGGAACTTATCGCTCAGGTATGTGAATCCAGTTTCCTGTACTTGTCACACACACCGGTTAGAATTGCATCTCCGGACTACCCCGTACCTACGTCTCATTTTATTGCCAACGATTACTACCCTGAAGCCGCTGATATCGCTGTCGCTTGTCTTAAGGTGTTGGGTAAAGATGAGCCGGGGAATATCGAACATTTGGAAAATACGCTCTACCGCGAAGCGGCACGCGATGTGCCCAATGTACAATTTAGAGGGCCGTTTTAA
- a CDS encoding SDR family oxidoreductase: MRVLVTGGAGFIGSHVCDLLIENGYQVKVVDNMEGGRMENLNQVEGHPNFKFVEADIRNFSQIEPHFANIDWVIHLAGIADIVPSIENPGAYFSTNLQGTMNVLECSRKHAIKRFVYAASSSCYGIPDQYPTPEIAAVRPQYPYAMSKYMGEQLVVHWNAIYQLPCVSLRLFNVYGPRVRTNGAYGAVFGVFLAQKANNKPYTVVGNGQQTRDFTYVTDVAGAFLRAAESKLDGEIMNVGSGNHYSINRLVEHLGGDVVYVPKRPGEPDCTFADVRKITTLLGWSPKVDFETGIGNMVENLKQWQSAPLWDPDSIQQATQTWFKYMERKDHENNFAERTM; the protein is encoded by the coding sequence ATGCGAGTACTCGTTACCGGCGGCGCAGGATTTATAGGAAGTCATGTTTGCGATCTGCTAATTGAAAACGGTTATCAGGTAAAAGTGGTTGATAACATGGAAGGCGGCAGAATGGAAAACCTCAACCAAGTGGAAGGCCATCCAAATTTTAAGTTCGTAGAAGCGGATATTAGAAATTTTTCCCAAATTGAACCTCATTTTGCCAATATTGATTGGGTAATCCATTTGGCAGGTATCGCGGATATTGTGCCCTCGATAGAAAATCCGGGAGCCTATTTTTCTACTAATCTTCAGGGAACCATGAATGTTCTGGAATGTTCCCGTAAGCATGCAATAAAGCGGTTTGTCTATGCAGCCTCATCATCCTGCTATGGCATACCTGATCAGTATCCAACCCCGGAAATAGCCGCTGTTAGACCACAGTATCCTTACGCAATGAGTAAATATATGGGCGAACAGTTGGTGGTGCATTGGAATGCTATTTATCAACTTCCCTGTGTTTCATTACGCCTATTTAATGTTTACGGTCCCAGGGTGAGAACCAATGGAGCATACGGCGCTGTTTTTGGTGTATTCCTGGCACAAAAAGCAAATAACAAACCCTATACGGTGGTTGGTAACGGTCAACAAACTCGTGATTTTACCTATGTGACTGACGTTGCCGGCGCGTTCTTGCGCGCAGCGGAGTCTAAGCTCGATGGAGAGATAATGAATGTGGGTAGTGGAAACCACTACAGCATAAATCGTCTGGTAGAACATTTAGGCGGTGACGTTGTGTATGTTCCCAAAAGGCCTGGGGAACCTGATTGCACTTTTGCGGACGTGCGAAAAATAACGACATTATTGGGCTGGAGTCCTAAGGTCGATTTCGAGACGGGAATCGGCAATATGGTGGAAAACCTAAAACAGTGGCAATCCGCGCCTTTGTGGGATCCGGATTCTATTCAACAGGCGACGCAAACCTGGTTTAAATACATGGAAAGAAAAGATCATGAAAATAACTTCGCTGAACGGACAATGTGA
- a CDS encoding thiamine pyrophosphate-dependent dehydrogenase E1 component subunit alpha, with amino-acid sequence MNDILLELYMDMLRIRRVEEALADKYQEQEMRCPMHLCIGQEAVAVGVSRHLSTTDAVFSNHRAHGHYLAKGGDLNRMIAELYGRVSGCCGGRGGSMHLIDKGAGFLGSTPIVGGTVPVAVGNAWAASLRGESSVTVVYFGDGCFEEGVVHESMNFAVLHQLPVIFVCENNNYAVYSPLSQRQPERPIYYMAESYGMASYEGDGNNVLSVQELASEAINKARNRQGPQFLEFKTHRWREHCGPYYDDDLGYRAEGELDYWLDRCPIKLARSVLQQDNVLNKARDQELEDSISMEIEQAFEFAKTSSIPTMDNLQASVYAA; translated from the coding sequence ATGAATGACATATTACTCGAATTGTATATGGATATGTTACGAATTCGCCGCGTGGAAGAGGCATTGGCCGATAAATATCAGGAGCAGGAAATGCGTTGTCCCATGCATTTGTGCATAGGGCAGGAGGCTGTCGCAGTGGGTGTCAGTCGTCATCTTAGCACCACCGATGCGGTTTTCAGCAATCACCGGGCTCACGGCCACTATCTAGCCAAAGGCGGTGATTTGAATCGGATGATTGCAGAACTCTACGGCCGTGTCAGTGGCTGTTGCGGTGGCCGTGGCGGTTCGATGCATCTAATCGATAAAGGTGCGGGTTTCCTGGGGTCAACTCCTATTGTTGGAGGGACAGTGCCCGTAGCTGTGGGGAATGCCTGGGCCGCAAGCTTGCGTGGAGAGTCCTCAGTAACGGTCGTGTATTTTGGAGACGGTTGTTTTGAAGAAGGCGTTGTGCACGAATCCATGAACTTTGCGGTTTTACATCAGTTACCGGTCATCTTTGTGTGCGAAAATAATAACTATGCAGTTTACAGTCCGTTGAGTCAGCGCCAACCTGAACGACCCATTTACTACATGGCGGAGTCTTATGGTATGGCCTCCTATGAGGGCGATGGAAATAACGTTCTTTCTGTACAGGAGCTTGCCTCAGAAGCCATTAACAAAGCGAGAAATCGTCAGGGTCCCCAGTTTCTGGAATTTAAGACGCATCGCTGGCGTGAGCATTGTGGACCTTACTACGATGATGATTTGGGCTACCGTGCAGAGGGGGAACTGGACTACTGGTTGGATCGTTGCCCTATAAAGTTAGCAAGAAGTGTTTTGCAGCAGGATAATGTACTAAATAAGGCGAGAGATCAGGAACTGGAAGATAGCATAAGTATGGAAATTGAACAGGCGTTTGAATTTGCCAAAACCAGTTCTATTCCGACTATGGACAATCTGCAGGCATCGGTTTACGCAGCATGA